In the genome of Cryptomeria japonica chromosome 8, Sugi_1.0, whole genome shotgun sequence, one region contains:
- the LOC131062337 gene encoding receptor-like protein 12, with protein MTTSILIQMLLLTLALVFASTTASAITIHNTYSPHVCALHSPAMDGMFSVVRRRMLLEKAMRMFLRRATWKPYSLSEMVLQPTPCSRLSTGLLPIQETCAHGMVLCVESIPKEWWPSFSHGWDCKFGGLGSLEYHRLSYNDLSGTIPVSLSNCTSLLDLVLGVNNLTGSIPTELGRLDKLQYISVNDNKLNTQIPAALGNSSSLEVLFIGGYTQLYGSIPAELGNLKNLYQLSLYGPGNITGSIPQDIGNCSGLEWLDVGYHHITGPLPTRIAMLPIIGKLKSVNELLITSNNISGSIPESISGLISVEVLDFSDNSLDGKIPKGITEYTALKRLILSQNKLIGNIPFSMGSCPSMTELILSSNSLSGGIPRTLSNCTSLRKIKLSNNSLNGSFDINYPPSLEVLSANTNDFSGTLPVSLAICTKLQLLDLRRSHLRGALPLYLANFQELRVLSLGYNQLQGTFPAGMVNLTSLQVLDLSNNKFDGQIPSNLENLQGFAKRGDPQIPGNSLYEDIRIVIKKHEYRLDYVMAANTILDLSSNNLSGQIPESIMNLSSLRLLNLSGNHFTGKIPASLGHIWTLEQLDLSQNMLEGQIPEDLSLLSLLAYLDLSNNSLCGQIPRGTQLETFTAKSFQKNRCLCGGSLQSCSPKCKINAAVAAQCRIDLQEEKRKTEFAGKNIEHKNRVLINQKKKYNHNNAYEHTPFTVFRSLLCLDPHFVDVTQET; from the exons ATGACGACAAGTATATTGATTCAAATGCTGTTGTTAACCTTGGCTCTGGTATTCGCGTCAACCACTGCCTCCGCAATAACCATTCACAACACCTATTCTCCGCATGTCTGTGCTTTGCATAGCCCTGCCATGGACGGAATGTTTTCTGTTGTGAGAAGACGTATGCTTCTTGAAAAGGCGATGAGAATGTTTCTGAGAAGAGCGACTTGGAAGCCCTACTCTCTTTCAGAAATGGTATTACAGCCGACCCCATGCAGTCGCTTATCAACTGGACTTCTACCAATTCAGGAAACCTGTGCTCATGGAATGGTGTTGTGTGTAGAAAGCATACCCAAAGAGTGGTGGCCATCATTCTCCCACGGCTGGGATTGCAAG TTCGGTGGTCTTGGCAGTTTAGAGTATCACCGCTTGTCCTACAATGATCTAAGTGGAACCATTCCAGTTTCTCTGAGCAACTGCACGTCTCTTCTTGATTTGGTGCTTGGTGTTAACAATCTCACAG GAAGCATTCCAACCGAATTGGGGAGGCTTGACAAATTGCAGTACATTTCTGTGAACGATAACAAGTTAAATACCCAAATCCCTGCAGCCCTTGGTAATTCTTCCTCCTTGGAAGTATTGTTTATTGGGGGTTATACCCAGCTATATGGTAGTATACCAGCTGAACTAGGAAATTTGAAAAATCTTTACCAATTATCCTTGTATGGCCCAGGAAATATTACAGGCTCTATACCTCAAGACATAGGAAACTGTAGTGGTCTTGAGTGGCTTGATGTGGGATACCACCATATTACTGGACCACTGCCCACAAGAATTGCCATGCTTCCTAT TATTGGTAAACTCAAGAGTGTTAACGAGCTGTTAATCACGAGCAATAATATATCCGGGAGTATCCCAGAAAGTATCAGTGGTTTGATCTCAGTGGAGGTGTTAGATTTTTCAGACAACAGCTTGGATGGAAAGATTCCTAAGGGTATCACTGAATACACTGCACTCAAGCGCCTGATTTTATCCCAAAATAAGCTGATTGGAAATATTCCATTCTCTATGGGCAGCTGCCCCTCAATGACAGAGCTGATACTATCCAGTAACTCTTTGTCCGGTGGAATTCCCCGGACACTTAGCAACTGCACATCTTTAAGGAAGATAAAGCTGTCCAACAATTCCTTGAATGGAAGTTTCGATATCAATTATCCTCCTTCTCTGGAAGTGTTATCAGCAAACACCAATGACTTCTCCGGAACTCTGCCAGTATCTTTGGCCATTTGTACGAAGCTTCAGCTTTTGGATTTGAGAAGGAGCCATTTGAGAGGTGCACTTCCTTTGTACCTGGCGAATTTTCAGGAATTGAGAGTTTTGAGCCTTGGGTATAATCAGCTTCAAGGTACTTTTCCAGCGGGGATGGTAAACCTCACTAGTTTGCAGGTGTTGGATTTATCAAACAATAAGTTTGATGGTCAAATACCATCTAATCTTGAGAATCTCCAGGGATTTGCAAAGCGTGGAGATCCGCAAATACCTGGAAACAGCCTATATGAAGATATACGCATAGTAATAAAAAAACATGAGTACAGGCTGGACTATGTAATGGCAGCGAACACCATACTTGATTTATCAAGTAACAATCTCAGCGGGCAGATACCAGAAAGCATAATGAATTTGAGCAGCCTGAGATTACTAAATCTCTCAGGGAATCATTTCACTGGTAAGATACCAGCTTCTCTTGGACATATATGGACTTTGGAGCAGTTGGATTTGTCTCAAAATATGCTGGAAGGGCAAATTCCTGAGGACCTCTCTCTATTGTCCCTGTTGGCCTATTTGGATCTATCTAATAACAGTCTTTGTGGACAGATACCCAGAGGAACGCAATTAGAGACATTCACTGCCAAGTCATTCCAGAAAAATAGATGTTTATGCGGGGGAAGTCTACAGAGTTGCAGCCCAAAGTGTAAAATAAATGCAGCTGTAGCTGCACAGTGTAGGATAGATCTGCAAGAAGAAAAACGAAAAACAGAGTTTGCAGGAAAAAATATAGAGCATAAAAACAGAGTGTTGattaatcaaaagaaaaaatacaatCATAATAATGCATACGAGCATACACCTTTCACTGTGTTTAGATCCTTGCTGTGTTTAGATCCACACTTTGTGGATGTAACTCAAGAAACCTGA